TGGTTGAACAACTGGACGTAAAACAGACCCCGCGACAGGTGACGATGACGTTGGAGGCGATCGCTCCAAATCTTCAGCGTTTCATCCAGCCAGGGTTGCTCCAAAATTGCCGCCTCAGTCCGAAGCTGCTGATCAAATGCTTGACGCTCTCGCTTGAACTGGGTGTAGTCAGGAAACGGTAAGCCACGCGGATCAAAGTTGGCGAACTGCTGGGTGTGAATCAGCTTGTGCAAGGCCAAATCCACATGAATGATGTGGTTTAAGGTATGCAGAATGGAGCCGAAGAACATGCCTCGGTCTTGGCTTAGCTCATGGCTCGCAAGCTGGTCGCAGCGGCTCAAGAGCTGCTCGTGTTGCCACTGGCTGTAGGCAGCCATCATTTGCACGTACTGGGGAGTAATCATGGCAAAGGGTTGAATTCGATTGCGGTCATAGAGGGGGCTGTCCCCCCACTGGATCGGGATGGGCCGGAACCACGCCCCTGGGAGCCCTGGTTGACCACGTTGATCAAATGGCAGAAGCTGACA
This sequence is a window from Candidatus Obscuribacterales bacterium. Protein-coding genes within it:
- a CDS encoding DinB family protein; its protein translation is MITPQYVQMMAAYSQWQHEQLLSRCDQLASHELSQDRGMFFGSILHTLNHIIHVDLALHKLIHTQQFANFDPRGLPFPDYTQFKRERQAFDQQLRTEAAILEQPWLDETLKIWSDRLQRHRHLSRGLFYVQLFNHQTHHRSQITSELHKLGIDYGNTDVPFNPYFEF